TTGCAATACAAGGAAGTTGACATGACTGAGACTGCAAATCAACGCCGTGAAAGCGACAGTATGGGTGAGGTTCTGGTGCCCGCCGATCGCTATTGGGGGGCACAGACTCAGCGATCGCTGCACTACTTCTCCATCGGTCAAGACCGAATGCCGATTGAGGTCTGTCATGCTCTCGCGATCGCGAAGAAAGCATCTGCCCTTGCCAATCGGGATTTGGGTGTTTTATCAGCAGAGAAAGCTGATCTGATTGCTCAAGCTGCTGATGAAATTATTGCGGGCCAATTGGATGACCATTTTCCACTCTATGTCTGGATGACAGGCAGCGGCACGCAAGCCAACATGAATGTCAATGAGGTGATTGCTAATCGGGCGATTGAAATCGCCGGGGGTGTTCTTGGGAGTAAAACACCAATTCATCCCAATGATGATGTCAACCGATCACAGTCATCGAATGATGTTTTCCCCACTGCGATGCACATTGCAGCGGCTCAGGCGATCGTTCGACAACTCTTACCGAACATTGAGCGACTAGAACAAAGCCTTCAAACTAAAGTTGAGGAGTGGCAAGACATTGTCAAAATTGGCCGCACCCACTTGCAAGATGCAGTGCCATTAACGCTGGGACAAGAATTCTCAGGTTTTGTAGCGATGCTAGCCGATAATCGTCAGCGTCTCCAAAGTTCTTTGCAAGAGTTGTATCCGCTTGCTTTAGGCGGGACAGCAGTGGGCACAGGACTGAATGCACCCAAGGGATTTGATGTTGCTGTCGCTGACTACATTGCTCAATTTACAGGTCTGCCATTTGTGACTGCAGGCAATAAATTTGCCCAAATTGGTGCTCATGATGCCTTTGTGGCCTTGAGTGGAAGCCTGCGGTGTTTAGCTGTTTCACTCTATAAAATTGCCAATGACATTCGTTTACTCGCTTGTGGTCCACGTTGTGGTTTGAATGAGTTGAGTTTGCCTGCCAATGAACCCGGCTCATCGATCATGCCGGGCAAAGTGAACCCAACACAATGCGAAGCCTTAGCAATGGTCGCCGTGCAGGTCATGGGCTACGACGCTGCAGTTGCGTTTGCAGGGGCTAGTGGTTATTTAGAACTGAATGTCTATAAGCCGTTAATGGTTTACAACGTTCTGGAATCGATTCGAATCCTCTCGGATGCTAGTGATAACTTCCGGCGTTTCACTGTGGAAGGAATGACAGCAAATACTGACCAAATTAATACTTATTTAGAGCGATCGCTGATGTTAGTCACGGCACTCACACCTGCGATCGGATATGACCAAGCAGCTAAGGTTGCTAAGTATGCCTTTGAGAAAAATCTCAGTCTCAAGGAGGCTTGCTTGGAATTGGGCTGCATTAGTGCTGAAGAGTTTGACCGCTGGGTTGATCCAGCACAACTGGTTTAGGCTGATCTGAAGAAGCTGAGCAGGCTAGCAGCTGCGATCGCAAAATTTCAGCTGCTAACAGCAAGTATTACCCTCGTAGAATCATTGGCTAGACTACAAGGCCGAGTTATCAAGGTCTTTACTTTACTGGTTTTTCTTGATCTCATCTACTGAGACCCTAACTCAATCGCTGAACTTGATAGTTCTCAAAAGTTGTACGAAAGCCATTGCCTTCTGGGGAAGCGCACATCATACCAACTTGGAGTGCTTCAGCATTTGGTAGATAGGTCATTCTGAAAGGGCGATAACCTGAACACTCGTGCCAGTAAAAGAGTTGAATTGTTGATTTACGTCGTTCAACTCGTAGTTGCAGATACTCAGGTGGGTTAAGGAGCGGAGTCATTGACCAGTCAGAATAGTCATGAGTCACAACAGCACTGAGATTTTGGACATCATCTACAAATTCAATCCCCGTTTTAATCCAGTGCTTATCATCAGCGCGAATCATTAGACCAGCTTGGTCGTAGAGAGCATGATAGTCACCACGAATTTTGACTTCGATGATGAAGTCGTGAGCGATCGCCTCGAAATAGAAATGACCGCTATCACGAATAAAGTCGTAGTGAGTAATCCGCCAAAAGTCTGTCTTAGAAGCAGTTTGAACTGTTAGTTGTTTCTCTGAAACTGACCACTGAGGAGGCTCATTCAGCCATTGCATAAACTTGTCCTTGAGCTTAATTAGCTATCTAGATTCCATGCAAATTTATTTATAAATCTCCAAGAAAAGGGAATGCAAGACTATCAATAAATCCATAGAACGACACCACAAAGATCATTGTTCAGATCTGGGTATCACTGAGCTTAAAGTTGTTTCAAGGCCGTAGAAGCCTGTTGCTGTCCTTCGCGATCGCCTTTTTGTTGATATAGCAACTGTGCTTGACTGAGTGAGGCTTTAGCCTCTGATTTCAAGCCCCGAGCTAAGTATGCAAGACCCAAACGCAAGTGGAAATCAGGATTGCGGGGTTCTAGGCGCAAAGCATCGCGAAGGTAGACCGTCGCCAGGGTTGCATCGCCTTGATCGAGCAAGACTTGAGTATAGCGATCGAGGGTTTTTGCAGAGTTGCGATTTAACTCAAAAGCACGGCGATAGTTGCGATTCGCTGCTTCGCGATCGCCCAACACAAGATAGATATCTCCCGCTTTGAGCAGAATGCTGGGATTGCGCGGATTTAGACTCAGGCTAGATTGCAGTGAAGTCAGAGCAGCACGAGGATTTTTCAGGCCAAGTTGCGCAATCGCCAAGTTGGAATAGAGGTCAGCTTCTCGTGGTGCAATTCGTGTTGCTGCTTGTAATACTTGCAAGGCTTCGGAAAACTGTCGCTGTTGAAGATAAAGCTTGCCAATTTCATTGAGCGCTTGCCAGTTATTAGGCTCTACTTGTTGCCAGCGCCGATAGGTATTGATGGCTGCTGCTAGTCGGCCTTGACGCTGCTGAACTGTGGCTAAACCTCGATATGCTTCCGACCTTTTGCTATCAAGCCGTAATGACTGCTCGTAATAGCGCTCCGCAGCGGCATAGTCGCCTAAGTTGGCATAGGCCGTGGCCAAGCTAAAGGGAAAAGCGGCGTTTTGTCCATCCAAAGCGATCGCCCGCTCTAGGGACAGTGCAGCCTGCCGAAAGTCACCGAGTTCGGCATAGAGGTAGCCGATTGCAGAAGCGATACGCGCCTCGCGACCATCGAGTAATTGTGCCTGCTGATAGAGACCAAGGGCTTCAGTCCAGCGTCGTTGTTTGACAGCTTCGCTCGCCGCTTCGAGGAGACGATCCAGCTCTGGATTAGGGACAGCCGCTTGAACCGGCTCGGCCATAACAGTCGCGATCGCCGGGGCTCCAAGCACCATCAGGCCGATCACAATTCTGGCTCCAAGGCGAGCAAGCATAGTCGACTGCGGTCTGAACAA
The sequence above is a segment of the Synechococcus elongatus PCC 11801 genome. Coding sequences within it:
- the fumC gene encoding class II fumarate hydratase; this translates as MTETANQRRESDSMGEVLVPADRYWGAQTQRSLHYFSIGQDRMPIEVCHALAIAKKASALANRDLGVLSAEKADLIAQAADEIIAGQLDDHFPLYVWMTGSGTQANMNVNEVIANRAIEIAGGVLGSKTPIHPNDDVNRSQSSNDVFPTAMHIAAAQAIVRQLLPNIERLEQSLQTKVEEWQDIVKIGRTHLQDAVPLTLGQEFSGFVAMLADNRQRLQSSLQELYPLALGGTAVGTGLNAPKGFDVAVADYIAQFTGLPFVTAGNKFAQIGAHDAFVALSGSLRCLAVSLYKIANDIRLLACGPRCGLNELSLPANEPGSSIMPGKVNPTQCEALAMVAVQVMGYDAAVAFAGASGYLELNVYKPLMVYNVLESIRILSDASDNFRRFTVEGMTANTDQINTYLERSLMLVTALTPAIGYDQAAKVAKYAFEKNLSLKEACLELGCISAEEFDRWVDPAQLV
- a CDS encoding DUF1349 domain-containing protein, giving the protein MQWLNEPPQWSVSEKQLTVQTASKTDFWRITHYDFIRDSGHFYFEAIAHDFIIEVKIRGDYHALYDQAGLMIRADDKHWIKTGIEFVDDVQNLSAVVTHDYSDWSMTPLLNPPEYLQLRVERRKSTIQLFYWHECSGYRPFRMTYLPNAEALQVGMMCASPEGNGFRTTFENYQVQRLS
- a CDS encoding tetratricopeptide repeat protein, with the translated sequence MVLGAPAIATVMAEPVQAAVPNPELDRLLEAASEAVKQRRWTEALGLYQQAQLLDGREARIASAIGYLYAELGDFRQAALSLERAIALDGQNAAFPFSLATAYANLGDYAAAERYYEQSLRLDSKRSEAYRGLATVQQRQGRLAAAINTYRRWQQVEPNNWQALNEIGKLYLQQRQFSEALQVLQAATRIAPREADLYSNLAIAQLGLKNPRAALTSLQSSLSLNPRNPSILLKAGDIYLVLGDREAANRNYRRAFELNRNSAKTLDRYTQVLLDQGDATLATVYLRDALRLEPRNPDFHLRLGLAYLARGLKSEAKASLSQAQLLYQQKGDREGQQQASTALKQL